One Shewanella sp. MR-4 DNA window includes the following coding sequences:
- a CDS encoding ATP-dependent DNA helicase RecQ produces the protein MTYSITPSANAVDYASLLQQQFGFDGFRQGQHEVVSQLLSGHSSLAIFPTGSGKSLCYQFTALQLPHLTLVVSPLLALIKDQLSFLHEKGIKAASIDSTLTPELTQQVMRDARSGELKLLMVSVERFKNERFRQFIQSIPISMLVVDEAHCISEWGHNFRPDYLKLPDYRRELAIPLVLLLTATATRKVKLDMAARFDIKPQHIVQTGFYRSNLDLTVLPVASQHKLTALQQQLNHFTGAGIVYVTLQHTAEDVAAKLCQMGFDASAYHAGFEDEKRQQIQQDFMQGKIRIVVATIAFGMGIDKSNIRFVVHYDLPKSIENYCQEIGRAGRDGQLSHCVTLANLDGINTVENFVYGDTPELASITAVIDNIREETHNGRWELQLHQLSNVSNIRQLPLKTLLVQLEMMGVIKPLYAYYADISYRFIEPQAQILSQFSPERQAFLNDIFTHTQMKRVWGSLDFSALYQATGAERTRVLAALEYLASQQLIELEAKRVTDVYQVNTEVLAQGHLADGLHQYFTDKEAKEVARIAQLVRFFELTTCLNYNLARYFDDNAAPQSCGHCSVCRGQLAKLTYSDVPKWPDDAQLKADLHELERAAESKGLASLSLDTQCRFLAGMTLPLFTRLQVRKLSGFGRCEHLRYAEIKAKLAQLADAPC, from the coding sequence ATGACTTATTCAATAACGCCGTCAGCGAACGCTGTGGATTATGCTTCTTTATTACAGCAACAGTTTGGTTTTGATGGGTTCAGGCAAGGGCAACATGAGGTTGTCTCGCAGTTGTTGTCGGGCCATTCGAGCCTTGCTATTTTCCCCACCGGCTCAGGAAAATCACTCTGTTACCAATTTACCGCTCTGCAACTTCCGCATCTAACCTTAGTGGTATCACCCTTACTGGCGTTGATCAAAGATCAACTGAGTTTTCTGCATGAAAAAGGTATCAAGGCGGCAAGTATCGACTCGACCTTAACGCCTGAATTAACCCAACAGGTCATGCGTGATGCTCGCTCTGGCGAATTAAAACTCTTGATGGTATCGGTTGAACGTTTTAAAAATGAGCGCTTTAGGCAATTTATTCAATCAATTCCTATCTCTATGCTGGTTGTCGATGAAGCGCACTGCATCTCGGAATGGGGGCATAATTTTCGCCCCGACTATTTAAAGCTTCCCGATTATCGCCGTGAATTAGCAATTCCATTGGTGCTGTTACTCACGGCGACCGCGACACGTAAAGTGAAACTGGATATGGCGGCGCGTTTCGATATCAAGCCACAACATATTGTTCAAACAGGCTTTTATCGTTCAAACCTCGACTTGACGGTCTTGCCTGTAGCAAGCCAACACAAACTGACGGCACTGCAACAACAGCTTAATCACTTTACTGGTGCGGGGATTGTGTATGTGACTTTGCAGCATACTGCGGAGGATGTTGCCGCGAAACTTTGCCAAATGGGCTTTGATGCGAGTGCCTATCATGCGGGGTTTGAGGATGAAAAACGTCAGCAAATTCAGCAGGATTTTATGCAAGGTAAGATCCGCATCGTGGTTGCGACTATCGCCTTTGGTATGGGCATAGACAAAAGCAATATTCGCTTTGTGGTTCACTACGATCTGCCTAAATCCATAGAGAATTATTGCCAAGAAATTGGCCGTGCAGGAAGGGATGGTCAGCTCTCCCATTGTGTGACTTTGGCGAATTTAGATGGCATAAACACGGTCGAAAATTTTGTTTACGGCGATACGCCGGAACTGGCCAGTATTACTGCCGTGATTGATAACATTCGCGAAGAAACCCATAACGGACGTTGGGAGCTGCAACTTCATCAGCTATCAAATGTGAGTAATATCAGGCAGCTCCCCCTTAAAACCTTGCTAGTTCAGCTTGAAATGATGGGCGTGATTAAGCCGCTATATGCTTATTACGCCGATATCAGTTACCGTTTTATTGAGCCACAGGCGCAGATCTTGAGCCAGTTTTCCCCCGAGCGTCAGGCATTTTTAAATGACATCTTTACCCATACTCAGATGAAGCGAGTATGGGGCAGTTTAGATTTTTCCGCGCTCTACCAAGCCACAGGTGCGGAACGTACTCGAGTATTAGCGGCATTAGAATATCTTGCCAGTCAGCAGCTTATCGAATTGGAAGCTAAGCGAGTAACGGATGTTTATCAAGTGAATACTGAGGTGCTAGCACAGGGGCATTTAGCCGACGGGCTCCATCAATACTTTACCGACAAAGAGGCGAAAGAAGTCGCCCGTATTGCCCAGTTAGTGCGATTTTTTGAGCTAACGACTTGCTTAAATTACAATTTGGCCCGCTATTTTGATGATAATGCCGCGCCTCAATCCTGTGGTCATTGCAGTGTATGCCGTGGCCAATTGGCTAAATTGACGTATTCCGACGTGCCAAAGTGGCCTGATGATGCGCAGCTTAAGGCCGATTTGCATGAGCTGGAGCGCGCGGCGGAGTCGAAAGGTCTAGCTTCATTATCCTTAGATACTCAATGCCGGTTTTTGGCTGGCATGACATTACCGCTGTTTACTCGCCTACAAGTACGGAAATTATCGGGTTTTGGTCGCTGCGAACACCTCAGATATGCAGAAATTAAAGCTAAATTAGCGCAGTTAGCCGACGCACCTTGCTGA
- the eco gene encoding serine protease inhibitor ecotin has product MKLTHVFNTAALPLAFALLSFNAAAVSLPHPTGLNAPMISVASFNHKNYAEQEATKMFPAPEAGMVQHILTLPKLENEDDYMVEIQIGQTQLVDCNKHGLNGELKELSVKGWGYSYYQVSEVSEGPSTMMACLEMAKKEAFVRIPGELKMRYDSRLPKVFYLPEGTELRFRTWKVDSTYHYAK; this is encoded by the coding sequence ATGAAATTGACTCACGTATTTAACACTGCGGCTCTTCCCCTTGCCTTTGCATTACTGTCTTTTAATGCCGCAGCAGTGAGCCTACCACATCCAACGGGATTAAATGCACCTATGATCAGTGTCGCGAGTTTCAACCATAAAAATTATGCCGAGCAAGAAGCCACGAAAATGTTTCCTGCACCTGAGGCGGGTATGGTGCAACATATTTTGACCTTACCTAAACTAGAAAATGAAGACGATTACATGGTTGAAATCCAAATTGGCCAGACCCAATTAGTCGACTGTAATAAGCATGGTTTGAACGGCGAGTTAAAAGAACTCTCGGTTAAGGGATGGGGTTATAGCTATTATCAAGTGTCTGAAGTCTCAGAAGGCCCAAGCACTATGATGGCCTGTTTAGAGATGGCAAAAAAAGAAGCCTTTGTCCGCATTCCTGGTGAACTTAAAATGCGTTACGACAGCCGTTTGCCTAAGGTATTTTATCTACCAGAAGGCACAGAGCTGCGCTTTAGAACCTGGAAAGTCGATTCAACTTATCACTACGCTAAATAA
- a CDS encoding DUF4382 domain-containing protein: MKCSNFMLLFLSMFLVACGGNSDTSNNPSPNTPTTGSSTGTLSIALSDAPMRGVTGVMLQLDELVMTDESNVQHHYSLQGQHVDLIDYQGSHSLKVVDGLTMPIGNYHNVYMSVIQGDGNNGCYVEDDQGIHVMQVQDGRIPLMDFAVVANQHHSFTAEIGLYMGLHQDQEHNYTLSHHGSWSVNNRYMGHLLGEVDPQWIAECETQHSAMLPINSEYMHLAYLYPNTVTSLTQMGDVNDAMSAGHISAIAVAPLRQDSAGNWYFEMGYLPEGTYRVGYSCLGDLDDPHRDDINSGLFSMFADAGTVTIDAGTDGGSHTVMQCGRGNGGHHGG, encoded by the coding sequence ATGAAATGTTCCAACTTTATGTTATTGTTTTTAAGTATGTTTTTAGTGGCTTGTGGCGGTAACAGCGACACGAGTAACAATCCTTCCCCTAATACCCCGACAACTGGCAGCTCAACTGGCACATTGAGCATAGCGCTATCTGACGCTCCGATGAGAGGAGTGACAGGGGTGATGTTGCAGTTAGATGAGTTGGTGATGACCGATGAATCTAATGTTCAGCATCATTACTCCCTGCAAGGTCAACATGTGGACCTTATTGACTATCAAGGCAGCCATAGTTTGAAGGTTGTAGATGGGCTGACAATGCCTATCGGTAACTATCACAATGTTTATATGTCCGTTATTCAAGGTGATGGGAACAATGGTTGCTATGTTGAAGATGATCAGGGGATCCATGTAATGCAGGTTCAGGATGGTAGGATCCCACTGATGGACTTTGCGGTGGTCGCAAACCAACACCACAGCTTTACCGCTGAGATAGGGCTTTATATGGGGCTTCATCAAGATCAGGAGCATAACTATACATTAAGCCACCATGGAAGTTGGTCGGTAAACAACCGATATATGGGGCATCTGCTTGGGGAAGTGGATCCTCAATGGATAGCTGAATGTGAGACTCAGCATTCCGCCATGCTTCCCATCAATAGTGAATACATGCACTTAGCCTACTTATATCCCAATACCGTGACTAGCCTTACCCAGATGGGGGATGTTAATGATGCAATGTCTGCGGGACATATTTCTGCCATCGCCGTTGCCCCATTAAGACAAGATAGTGCTGGAAACTGGTACTTTGAGATGGGCTATTTACCCGAAGGCACATATCGTGTGGGCTATAGCTGTTTAGGTGATTTAGATGATCCACACAGAGATGATATCAACAGTGGCTTATTTTCTATGTTTGCAGATGCAGGCACAGTGACAATTGACGCGGGCACCGATGGTGGAAGTCATACTGTGATGCAGTGCGGTAGGGGGAATGGCGGTCATCACGGAGGTTAA
- a CDS encoding HupE/UreJ family protein, whose protein sequence is MVQNIRPVFDNRFNLTPLPGESIVNGFVLFRYRLSGENGLGGSSVTIDNLDRTTMDALINVSMLDGSRYSLLLKPRENSVVIPEVQTGWQLVYSYTRLGVEHILEGWDHLAFVAALMLIVSGWPMLFKTITAFTLAHSITLALATLEYLTLPPPPVEALIALSIVFIASEAVHLRQGRQTLASRWPWILAFTFGLLHGFGFAGALKEIGLPQSDVPMALLFFNVGVELGQLMFISAILALVSLYRKVARVPKRAPIFTAYCLGALATFWLIERLDLMFVSS, encoded by the coding sequence ATGGTTCAGAATATCCGCCCTGTCTTTGACAATCGATTCAATTTAACGCCATTGCCGGGGGAAAGTATCGTTAATGGCTTTGTTCTGTTTCGATACCGACTTTCTGGTGAGAACGGCCTTGGCGGTTCGTCAGTGACAATTGATAATCTAGACCGCACAACAATGGATGCGTTGATTAATGTCTCTATGTTGGATGGCTCTAGGTACAGTTTACTGTTAAAGCCAAGAGAGAATTCTGTGGTTATTCCTGAGGTTCAAACTGGCTGGCAGTTAGTCTATTCCTACACTCGTCTTGGTGTAGAGCATATTCTTGAAGGGTGGGATCACTTAGCGTTTGTCGCAGCACTGATGCTCATAGTCAGTGGCTGGCCAATGTTATTTAAAACCATTACAGCCTTTACTCTGGCACACTCAATTACACTAGCCTTAGCAACATTGGAATATTTAACGCTTCCACCACCTCCGGTAGAAGCATTAATTGCTCTGAGCATAGTATTCATTGCGTCAGAAGCCGTCCATCTTCGTCAAGGAAGACAAACGTTAGCCAGTCGCTGGCCTTGGATTCTGGCGTTTACATTCGGTTTACTACACGGTTTTGGCTTTGCTGGTGCGCTTAAGGAAATAGGTCTTCCCCAAAGTGATGTACCAATGGCATTACTCTTCTTTAACGTGGGGGTCGAGTTAGGGCAACTGATGTTTATCAGCGCAATACTTGCGCTAGTTTCACTATATCGTAAAGTTGCCAGAGTACCTAAGCGAGCACCGATTTTCACGGCTTACTGTTTAGGTGCATTAGCCACATTTTGGTTAATAGAACGATTAGATCTTATGTTTGTTAGTTCGTGA
- a CDS encoding MATE family efflux transporter: MNHSGFQAKRLIQLALPVLIAQVTQTMMGFIDTVMAGRVSAVDMAAVAVGTSLWLPAILFVQGLLMAFTPLFAHHNGANNQKAIQPLAFQGAYLALIGGLGVMAFLASAPLVLSHMNLEPQLYNLTIGYIDGILWGAPAFVLYQVLRGCSEGISYTLPTMIIGFVGLAVNIPANYIFIYGHFGVPAMGGAGCGVATALVFWAMLIAMTIYMQFHKKFAALAPFSQFHRPDFTTMKKMTKLGMPIAMALFFEVSLFAIIALLLAPLGATVVASHQIALNFSAIVFMLPLSIGIAVSIRIGYYLGRDRADISAVVAKVGLWLALSLALSTAILTVLFRFQIAELYNGDPEVVVLAGSLMLMAALYQLSDSVQVVAAGALRGYKDTRSAFYITLFSYWGIGMTLGYTLAYTDLIVPAMGAHGFWTGLIAGLTSAALLFFIRLRYIQKHGVHLSLIEGDSVHH, translated from the coding sequence ATGAATCATTCAGGCTTTCAGGCCAAACGCTTAATTCAACTCGCACTCCCAGTGTTGATCGCCCAAGTGACACAAACCATGATGGGGTTTATCGATACTGTTATGGCGGGCCGCGTCAGTGCTGTCGATATGGCCGCCGTGGCCGTAGGAACTAGTCTTTGGTTACCCGCCATCTTATTTGTCCAAGGGTTGTTGATGGCGTTTACGCCGTTATTTGCCCATCACAATGGCGCAAACAATCAGAAAGCCATTCAACCGCTGGCGTTTCAAGGCGCTTATCTGGCCTTAATTGGTGGCCTTGGCGTGATGGCGTTTCTCGCATCCGCGCCACTCGTGCTTAGCCATATGAATTTAGAGCCCCAATTGTACAACTTAACCATAGGATATATCGACGGTATTTTATGGGGCGCGCCCGCATTTGTGCTCTATCAGGTATTACGCGGTTGCAGTGAAGGGATTTCTTACACATTACCGACCATGATCATCGGATTCGTGGGGTTAGCGGTGAATATCCCGGCAAACTATATCTTTATCTATGGCCATTTCGGCGTGCCAGCCATGGGCGGCGCAGGTTGTGGTGTCGCGACTGCTTTAGTCTTTTGGGCCATGTTAATAGCCATGACGATTTATATGCAGTTCCATAAAAAGTTTGCTGCATTGGCGCCCTTTAGCCAGTTCCATCGCCCCGATTTTACCACGATGAAGAAGATGACGAAGCTTGGGATGCCGATTGCGATGGCGCTCTTCTTTGAGGTGAGCCTGTTTGCGATTATCGCCCTGCTGCTGGCGCCATTAGGCGCGACTGTGGTGGCCAGCCATCAGATTGCGTTGAACTTCTCCGCCATAGTATTTATGTTGCCACTTTCGATAGGTATTGCCGTCTCGATTCGTATTGGCTACTACCTCGGCCGCGATCGTGCGGATATTTCTGCCGTGGTGGCAAAGGTCGGATTGTGGTTGGCGCTTTCATTGGCATTGTCGACGGCAATCTTAACTGTGTTATTCCGTTTCCAAATCGCCGAGTTGTATAACGGCGATCCCGAAGTGGTGGTACTTGCGGGCAGTTTGATGCTGATGGCCGCGCTGTATCAATTATCTGACTCTGTCCAAGTGGTCGCCGCCGGCGCCTTGCGTGGATATAAAGATACCCGCAGTGCGTTTTACATTACGCTATTCTCCTATTGGGGCATCGGCATGACATTAGGTTACACCTTGGCGTATACCGACTTAATCGTCCCCGCCATGGGCGCCCATGGTTTTTGGACAGGATTAATTGCAGGCCTCACCTCGGCGGCGCTGCTGTTTTTCATCCGCCTTCGTTATATTCAAAAGCATGGTGTGCATTTAAGTTTGATTGAAGGCGACAGCGTGCATCACTAA
- a CDS encoding riboflavin synthase encodes MFTGIVQATCEVVAIHKKDGLNTLEVAFKPDLHEGLAIGASVANNGVCLTVTQVVDDRVFFDVVEETLRLTNLANLTVGQRVNIERSLTFGSEIGGHILSGHIHTKAKVSHISHTEQHYDLTLSVEPKWMNYILYKGFVGVNGCSLTVGEVTESSFMLHLIPETLKLTNLGQCQVGDELNIEIDSQTQAIVDTVERVLAKRFSGQS; translated from the coding sequence ATGTTTACTGGTATAGTTCAAGCCACCTGTGAGGTGGTTGCAATACATAAGAAAGATGGCCTAAATACCCTTGAGGTAGCGTTTAAACCTGATTTGCATGAGGGACTTGCGATCGGTGCAAGTGTGGCAAATAACGGGGTATGTCTGACGGTGACTCAGGTCGTTGATGATAGGGTATTTTTCGATGTAGTGGAAGAGACCTTAAGGTTGACAAACCTTGCCAATTTGACCGTTGGCCAGCGGGTGAACATTGAGCGTTCTTTGACGTTTGGCAGCGAAATCGGCGGCCATATCCTCTCGGGACACATTCATACTAAGGCGAAAGTGAGCCACATTAGTCACACCGAGCAGCATTATGATCTAACCTTAAGCGTCGAGCCCAAATGGATGAACTATATCCTTTATAAAGGTTTTGTCGGGGTAAACGGTTGCAGCTTAACGGTAGGCGAGGTGACCGAAAGCAGTTTTATGCTGCACTTGATCCCAGAAACCCTCAAATTAACCAATTTAGGCCAGTGTCAGGTCGGAGATGAGTTAAATATCGAAATTGACAGCCAAACCCAAGCGATCGTCGACACCGTCGAACGCGTGCTGGCCAAACGTTTTAGCGGCCAATCTTAA
- a CDS encoding CPXCG motif-containing cysteine-rich protein has product MRIMNKVIACPHCGHHQHISIDASSGDQDYYDDCRICCNPIHLRLHVDDARRTIELYIDSDDEQIY; this is encoded by the coding sequence ATGAGGATCATGAATAAAGTGATTGCCTGCCCCCACTGCGGACACCATCAACATATTAGTATTGATGCCAGCAGTGGCGATCAGGATTATTACGATGACTGCCGAATTTGTTGCAATCCCATCCACCTGCGTTTACATGTGGATGATGCCCGCCGCACCATAGAGTTATATATTGACTCGGACGACGAGCAAATTTACTAG